One Legionella hackeliae DNA segment encodes these proteins:
- a CDS encoding efflux RND transporter permease subunit produces the protein MKLPNYFIKHPVIAIVLNALLILVGLMCLYSLPIREYPNISFPTITVSTSYPNASSELVESDVTTILEERLAGVEGLETITSQSSSGSSYITLSFRSGTSMDRALSATQDAVALAKPLLPLEVKTPAIERQKKSSGLPFIGLSLESSSLDFGELTHFANLNLKNTFRSLNGVSSVDVWGQPYTYAINLDPKKLFSFGINVDDVFDAIARSRVSLPAGNFQNKIPSTLNFELKTVKDYENLLIKANNHHPIFLKSIADIKLSTDKDRMRVRVNGHSGLALAINRADDANPLEVSKLVRQELNSLKQNLPDDIKINIIIDQSDFINASLKNIQSSIIEAILLVLIIVFIFLRNARATFIPLITIPISLLGSLIFLKLFGFSINLMTLLAMVLAVGLVVDDAIIVLENIWRHIENGLSPFDAAMKGSREIGFAIVAMTLTLASVYAPVAFIPGMLGQLFIEFAVALAGSVVISGIVSLTLSPLMCAQFLNRNNKQLWPAFDRFLHTIEHKYAQILNRSINRKKLIFVAVLSFLGCSLIFYSLLPRETAPKEDRGLIGVYTPLLAGENVQMMDKKISPIENTVKTISEISNQLTFIGDWGASVVLPLKPHTQRKHSATELVNNLQPQLNNFPSMDAYAWSWDTALPGIDDAGSGSELTLVISTADNFRQLLNEVEQFKAAIDQSKNFGPARYDLRLDSMGYSIKIDNNALSQLGLSAKQVAKTVEVFFSGDKSLTFQKDGVSYNLTIKGNNSPWTLNELYLTTPSGQHVSLGALTTMKPKAQPPTLDHHNQMRSTTLHVNLLPNDSIKKGMEKLIALAKSELPKHYKTTWEGSAKAYSQSSNTMLILFVLSLLFIFAILSIQFENFIDPLIIMFTVPLASCGALLFTYLFKQSFNIYTQVGLITLIGLISKHGILIVEFANQLCKKGFPLLEAIQKAAVLRLRPILMTTGAMLFGVFPLILTNAAGAESRHAIGFVLLGGLSLGTLLTLFILPTIYYIVKSIKANLTSS, from the coding sequence ATGAAATTGCCTAATTATTTTATTAAACATCCTGTTATAGCAATTGTACTTAATGCACTGCTTATTTTGGTAGGCTTGATGTGTCTCTATTCCCTGCCTATTCGTGAGTATCCAAATATTAGTTTTCCCACAATTACAGTTTCAACCTCTTATCCAAATGCAAGCTCAGAGCTTGTGGAATCGGACGTCACAACTATTTTAGAAGAGCGATTAGCAGGTGTTGAAGGGCTTGAGACTATTACCTCTCAATCCAGCTCAGGCTCATCCTATATCACTTTATCCTTTCGCTCAGGAACGTCGATGGACAGAGCACTAAGTGCCACTCAAGATGCAGTCGCTTTAGCAAAACCCTTACTACCCTTGGAGGTTAAAACCCCTGCAATTGAGCGGCAAAAAAAATCGAGTGGTTTACCTTTCATTGGACTTTCTCTTGAATCCTCCTCTCTGGATTTCGGCGAGTTAACACATTTTGCCAATCTCAATTTAAAAAACACGTTTCGTAGTTTAAATGGGGTATCCTCTGTCGACGTGTGGGGACAACCCTATACTTATGCCATTAATCTTGATCCCAAAAAACTATTTTCATTTGGTATTAATGTGGATGATGTATTTGATGCAATTGCCAGAAGTCGTGTTTCACTGCCTGCAGGCAATTTTCAAAATAAAATTCCGAGTACTTTAAATTTTGAATTAAAAACGGTTAAAGACTATGAGAATTTACTCATAAAAGCCAATAATCATCATCCCATTTTTCTTAAATCAATTGCTGATATAAAACTATCAACAGACAAAGATCGCATGCGAGTCAGAGTAAATGGGCATAGCGGACTTGCATTGGCAATTAATCGAGCAGATGATGCAAACCCACTTGAGGTATCTAAATTAGTTCGCCAAGAACTTAATTCATTAAAACAGAATTTACCTGATGATATAAAAATAAATATTATTATTGATCAATCCGACTTCATTAATGCTTCATTGAAGAATATTCAATCATCAATCATTGAAGCAATCCTTTTGGTACTTATTATTGTTTTTATTTTTTTAAGGAACGCACGAGCAACATTTATCCCTCTTATTACTATCCCTATTTCTCTGTTAGGTTCATTAATTTTTCTAAAATTATTCGGTTTTTCAATCAACCTTATGACACTTTTGGCAATGGTTCTTGCGGTCGGTTTGGTTGTTGATGATGCGATTATTGTTTTAGAAAACATTTGGCGCCATATTGAAAATGGCTTATCCCCTTTTGATGCTGCAATGAAAGGCTCAAGAGAGATAGGTTTTGCTATCGTCGCCATGACATTAACTCTGGCAAGTGTCTATGCGCCTGTTGCCTTTATTCCAGGCATGCTTGGACAACTATTTATTGAATTTGCAGTAGCATTAGCCGGCAGTGTTGTTATTTCCGGAATTGTTTCTTTAACACTCTCCCCCTTAATGTGTGCCCAATTTTTAAATAGAAATAATAAGCAATTGTGGCCCGCATTCGATCGTTTTTTGCATACAATAGAACACAAATATGCACAAATCCTAAACCGAAGTATCAATCGAAAGAAACTGATTTTTGTTGCTGTCCTTAGCTTTCTTGGTTGTAGTCTCATCTTTTACAGTTTGTTACCCAGAGAAACAGCTCCCAAGGAGGATAGAGGTTTAATTGGTGTATACACGCCTTTATTAGCAGGCGAAAATGTTCAAATGATGGACAAAAAGATTTCACCCATTGAAAATACAGTAAAAACTATTTCAGAAATTAGTAATCAACTCACATTCATTGGTGACTGGGGGGCTAGCGTCGTGTTACCCTTAAAACCTCATACCCAAAGAAAACACTCTGCAACAGAATTAGTCAACAATTTACAGCCTCAGTTGAATAATTTTCCCTCCATGGATGCTTATGCGTGGAGTTGGGATACTGCTTTACCTGGAATTGATGATGCAGGAAGTGGTTCAGAGTTAACTCTTGTAATTTCAACAGCTGATAATTTTCGTCAGCTACTCAATGAGGTTGAACAATTCAAAGCAGCCATTGATCAAAGCAAAAATTTTGGGCCTGCCCGATATGATTTACGGCTAGATTCAATGGGCTATAGCATTAAGATTGATAATAATGCGCTTTCTCAACTGGGTCTTTCCGCCAAACAGGTTGCCAAAACAGTAGAAGTCTTTTTTAGCGGTGATAAATCACTTACTTTTCAAAAAGACGGTGTGAGTTACAATTTAACCATTAAAGGTAATAACTCCCCATGGACTTTAAATGAGTTGTATCTGACAACTCCATCAGGACAACACGTTTCCTTGGGTGCTTTAACAACGATGAAGCCCAAAGCGCAGCCCCCTACACTTGATCATCACAATCAAATGCGATCAACCACATTGCATGTTAATTTGTTGCCCAATGATTCTATTAAAAAAGGTATGGAAAAACTGATTGCGCTTGCAAAAAGCGAACTTCCAAAACATTATAAGACAACTTGGGAAGGCTCTGCTAAAGCCTATTCTCAATCCTCAAATACAATGCTAATTTTGTTTGTTTTGTCACTACTTTTTATTTTTGCTATTTTATCCATTCAATTTGAGAATTTTATTGACCCTCTAATTATTATGTTTACGGTACCTCTGGCCAGTTGCGGCGCGTTATTGTTTACCTATCTATTTAAACAATCATTTAATATCTACACTCAGGTAGGATTAATCACTTTGATAGGTTTAATCAGTAAACATGGAATTTTGATTGTTGAATTTGCTAACCAGTTATGCAAAAAGGGATTCCCTTTATTAGAGGCTATTCAAAAAGCAGCCGTTTTACGTCTTCGCCCTATCTTAATGACCACTGGAGCCATGCTTTTTGGTGTTTTTCCATTAATTTTAACTAATGCAGCTGGCGCTGAGTCTCGTCATGCGATTGGATTTGTTCTTCTAGGCGGTTTAAGTTTAGGTACGTTATTGACTCTTTTTATTCTGCCAACAATTTATTATATTGTTAAATCAATTAAAGCAAATTTGACCTCATCTTGA
- a CDS encoding efflux RND transporter periplasmic adaptor subunit, with product MNFESIFRVIVRKSVFIKLFIFIFACTLLLFAYKFFWGSKSQINNEPPKIVEVEEIALKNIQQTTELIGTIHPKHATVLIAKANGMLDSLVATGQPVKKGMLIAKIDNPDLEKNHQLSETAENIAKTQYERLSTLLKTGYVSTKEVEEKKQAWIEASKNLSNTKIELDTMRFYAPFDGIIGAYKKREGTQVNAGDPIVTLYDPSTLAVDFDIPCTNIKAIQEGQEVRVFHKQYKLTHIQKMIDEDSHMCPADVDISCKDCVIGASVNIELVMHEKKNVMVIPYQAIFLKNGKRFVYIVKDHKIELLPIHTGLQDKSNIEVTSGLKPGQMLVIKGQDRLYPGMTVGIYKPTPVATS from the coding sequence GTGAACTTCGAGTCAATTTTTCGTGTGATTGTACGAAAATCTGTGTTTATTAAACTATTTATATTCATTTTTGCATGTACTCTTCTTCTTTTTGCTTACAAATTTTTTTGGGGTTCCAAGAGTCAAATCAATAATGAACCGCCCAAAATTGTCGAAGTAGAAGAAATAGCCCTCAAAAATATTCAACAAACTACAGAATTAATAGGAACTATACATCCCAAACACGCGACAGTTTTGATTGCCAAAGCCAATGGTATGCTCGATTCATTAGTGGCCACCGGCCAGCCCGTTAAAAAAGGAATGTTAATTGCCAAAATTGACAATCCCGACCTTGAAAAAAATCATCAACTTTCTGAAACAGCCGAGAATATCGCTAAAACACAGTATGAACGCCTATCGACACTGCTTAAAACAGGTTACGTGAGTACAAAAGAAGTCGAAGAGAAAAAACAAGCCTGGATTGAAGCATCAAAAAATCTTTCCAATACCAAAATTGAGCTTGATACTATGCGTTTTTATGCACCTTTTGATGGCATTATAGGCGCTTATAAAAAGCGAGAAGGTACACAGGTGAACGCAGGCGATCCCATTGTAACCCTGTATGATCCCTCTACTTTAGCCGTGGATTTCGATATTCCTTGTACAAATATAAAAGCAATCCAGGAAGGCCAGGAAGTGCGGGTTTTTCACAAACAATACAAACTAACCCATATCCAGAAAATGATTGATGAAGATAGCCATATGTGCCCTGCCGATGTGGACATTAGCTGCAAAGATTGTGTCATCGGTGCAAGTGTGAATATCGAACTGGTTATGCATGAAAAGAAGAATGTGATGGTTATTCCCTATCAAGCTATTTTCCTTAAAAATGGCAAACGTTTCGTATACATTGTTAAGGATCATAAAATCGAATTACTCCCTATACATACAGGGCTTCAGGATAAATCGAATATTGAAGTCACTTCGGGTTTAAAACCGGGACAAATGCTCGTCATCAAAGGACAAGATCGTTTATACCCTGGAATGACTGTTGGTATTTATAAACCAACCCCCGTCGCTACAAGTTAA
- a CDS encoding YihY/virulence factor BrkB family protein yields MFKEITGLFKQTIAGWSEDKISTLAAALAYYTIFSMGPVLIISIAIAGMIFGKEAVQTQILQQISEMFGSGSAEQIKTMLLSASHPATSLFAQIVGIVLLLFGAIAVFSELQAGLNKIWNVEAQATEGWIGMIKNRFWSFTMVLVIGFLLLVSLTLTVLLTTISNFLSQLLPGGSVIGLILNFVISLGGITLLFAMIFKILPNIVLRWRDVWLGAFITTLLFTIGKFLLGFYLGSIDVENGFGASASLIIILIWVYYSAQILFLGAEFTKAYVNRTTSKSHKRS; encoded by the coding sequence ATGTTCAAAGAGATAACTGGATTATTTAAACAGACTATTGCCGGTTGGAGTGAGGACAAAATCTCTACTTTAGCAGCAGCGCTAGCTTATTATACAATTTTTTCAATGGGTCCTGTACTTATTATTTCTATAGCCATCGCAGGAATGATTTTTGGTAAAGAAGCAGTACAAACCCAAATTTTGCAGCAGATTAGTGAAATGTTTGGCAGTGGTAGCGCCGAACAGATTAAAACTATGCTTCTTAGCGCCTCTCACCCTGCCACTAGTCTATTTGCACAAATAGTAGGTATAGTCCTCTTACTATTTGGGGCAATAGCAGTTTTTAGTGAATTACAAGCCGGTTTAAACAAGATTTGGAATGTTGAAGCTCAAGCTACTGAAGGCTGGATTGGAATGATAAAAAATAGATTTTGGTCATTCACAATGGTACTTGTAATTGGTTTTTTGTTATTAGTTTCCCTCACGTTAACCGTATTATTAACAACGATAAGTAATTTTTTGAGCCAACTATTGCCTGGTGGTTCAGTAATAGGACTAATTCTAAACTTTGTTATTTCTCTTGGAGGAATCACTCTTCTTTTTGCGATGATTTTTAAAATTTTGCCTAATATTGTTTTGCGCTGGCGCGATGTTTGGTTAGGCGCATTTATTACTACGTTGTTATTTACTATTGGCAAATTTTTGCTAGGCTTTTATCTTGGTAGTATTGATGTTGAGAACGGATTTGGTGCCTCTGCTTCATTAATTATCATACTTATTTGGGTATATTATTCGGCTCAAATACTATTTTTAGGTGCAGAATTCACTAAAGCTTATGTTAATAGAACAACCTCCAAGTCGCATAAACGGAGTTAA
- a CDS encoding cisplatin damage response ATP-dependent DNA ligase produces the protein MKTFSQLLNNLYFSYSHHAKLRLLQDFFATTQDPERGYAIAILADTLEFPTFKRALIRGLIEKRIDPYLFALSNDYVGDVSETLALAWPSSTTMQSSLPSLTKVIHQLKKTPPNQMAASLAELLDNSNAIERWALLKLGTGSLRVGVSARFVKHALAKYGNVDIKDIEHVWHALEPPYVELFAWLEGKQAAPEISNAVFFHPVMLSHPLKEKDLPLITEDTFFAEHKYDGIRVQFVSSTQEKALYSRTGDNISVSFPDVVSEINTPVVLDGELVVLNQTNIGSFNDLQQRLNRKKLSDKILKEQPAAIILYDILKMETDDLRTLPLYERRQLLEAWYARHRPKNMWLSELLSFSNLNGLLELKETVLAKQHVAVEGLMLKRKDSPYIAGRPVGHWYKWKRDPHLIDAVLMYAQRGHGKRSSFYSDYTFGLWQNDKLLPVGKAYFGFTDEELYQLDKWIRYHTQHRFGPVREVEKTLVFEVAFDAVNFSSRHKSGVALRFPRIHRIRWDKPANEADSLDTLVALIK, from the coding sequence ATGAAAACATTCTCTCAATTATTAAATAACCTTTATTTTTCATATAGCCATCATGCCAAATTACGCCTACTTCAGGATTTTTTTGCAACCACCCAGGATCCAGAGCGCGGATATGCTATTGCTATTCTTGCTGATACCTTGGAATTTCCCACATTCAAACGTGCATTGATAAGAGGATTAATTGAGAAACGGATCGATCCCTACTTATTCGCCTTATCCAATGATTACGTCGGTGATGTTTCAGAAACTTTGGCTCTAGCATGGCCAAGTTCTACAACGATGCAATCCAGCTTACCAAGTCTTACGAAAGTTATTCATCAGTTAAAGAAAACCCCTCCCAACCAAATGGCAGCTAGTTTAGCTGAGCTGTTAGATAATTCCAATGCCATTGAACGCTGGGCATTACTAAAACTCGGTACTGGAAGTTTAAGAGTTGGGGTTTCAGCACGTTTTGTTAAACATGCATTAGCGAAGTATGGAAATGTTGATATTAAAGATATTGAACATGTTTGGCATGCTTTGGAGCCACCTTATGTGGAATTATTTGCCTGGCTTGAGGGGAAACAAGCGGCACCAGAGATTTCTAATGCTGTTTTTTTTCATCCAGTAATGCTATCTCATCCATTAAAAGAGAAAGATTTACCGCTCATTACAGAGGACACTTTTTTTGCTGAACATAAATACGATGGCATCCGCGTACAATTTGTAAGTAGTACCCAAGAGAAGGCCCTTTATTCACGTACCGGTGATAATATAAGTGTTTCTTTCCCGGATGTAGTAAGTGAAATAAATACTCCTGTAGTACTGGATGGCGAGTTAGTCGTCCTGAATCAAACAAACATTGGAAGTTTTAACGACTTACAACAGCGATTAAATCGTAAAAAACTCAGTGATAAAATTTTAAAAGAACAACCTGCAGCTATTATCTTATACGATATTCTGAAGATGGAAACGGATGATTTGCGCACTCTACCTTTATACGAGAGGCGTCAGTTACTTGAAGCATGGTATGCACGTCATCGTCCTAAAAATATGTGGTTGTCTGAATTATTATCCTTTTCTAACTTAAACGGTCTTTTAGAACTTAAGGAAACCGTTCTTGCCAAGCAACATGTCGCGGTAGAAGGATTAATGCTTAAACGAAAAGATAGTCCTTATATCGCAGGCAGACCTGTTGGTCATTGGTACAAATGGAAACGCGACCCTCACTTAATCGATGCAGTTTTAATGTATGCACAAAGAGGACATGGAAAACGTTCTTCCTTCTATTCAGATTATACCTTTGGTCTATGGCAAAATGATAAATTACTACCAGTTGGCAAAGCCTACTTTGGATTTACCGATGAAGAGTTGTACCAGTTAGATAAATGGATTCGCTATCATACGCAACATCGCTTTGGACCTGTTCGAGAAGTTGAAAAAACGTTAGTTTTTGAGGTTGCGTTTGATGCTGTAAATTTTTCTTCCCGTCATAAATCAGGTGTGGCACTACGCTTCCCACGAATTCACCGTATTCGCTGGGACAAACCTGCCAACGAAGCAGATAGCCTGGATACCCTAGTAGCACTCATTAAATAA
- a CDS encoding ligase-associated DNA damage response exonuclease: protein MVTTTKWLTLTPQGLYCIPGQFYIDPTSLVSSAIITHGHSDHALAGHHKILATPETVAIMQLRYGIDSTTHWQSLSYFQSLLINQVKVLFLPAGHVLGSAQIVLEYDHNRVIISGDYKRRFDPTCMPFEALNCDTFITEATFGLPVFKHPPIEHELNKLLHSLETFSTCHLVGVYPLGKCQRLIKSLRIINYQEPIYLHGALIKLCQLYETFGVKLGELRLANTLDTKSAAGKIVLCPPSSLNDRWTRRFGESIKAQASGWMQIRARAKQKAIDLPLIISDHADWPELVQTMTEVNPYEIWVTHGQEEALVYYATKNGYQAQALHLMGYEEDGN from the coding sequence ATGGTCACGACTACAAAATGGCTCACTTTGACCCCTCAGGGGCTTTATTGCATCCCTGGTCAATTTTATATTGATCCTACTTCATTAGTCTCCTCAGCCATTATTACTCATGGGCATAGCGATCATGCCCTGGCTGGTCATCATAAAATTTTAGCTACCCCTGAAACGGTGGCAATTATGCAATTACGCTATGGGATAGACTCTACAACACACTGGCAAAGCTTAAGCTATTTTCAATCTTTGCTTATTAATCAAGTGAAGGTATTATTTTTACCAGCGGGTCATGTATTAGGGAGTGCGCAAATTGTCTTGGAGTATGACCATAACCGTGTGATCATTTCGGGTGATTATAAGCGCCGTTTCGATCCGACCTGTATGCCGTTTGAAGCACTTAACTGCGATACTTTTATCACTGAAGCAACATTTGGCTTACCTGTTTTTAAACACCCCCCTATTGAACATGAGCTTAACAAGTTACTGCACTCATTAGAGACTTTTTCAACATGCCATTTAGTGGGGGTTTATCCTCTTGGTAAATGCCAGCGATTAATTAAGTCCTTACGAATAATAAATTATCAGGAACCTATCTATTTGCACGGCGCTTTAATCAAATTATGCCAACTCTATGAGACATTTGGAGTGAAACTTGGGGAATTGAGACTAGCGAATACCCTGGATACGAAAAGTGCTGCTGGTAAAATTGTATTATGTCCTCCGAGTTCTCTAAATGATAGATGGACAAGACGTTTTGGCGAAAGCATTAAAGCTCAAGCCTCAGGGTGGATGCAAATTCGTGCACGCGCCAAACAAAAAGCAATCGATCTACCTCTAATTATTTCTGATCATGCTGATTGGCCTGAATTAGTCCAGACGATGACTGAGGTGAACCCTTATGAAATTTGGGTCACTCATGGTCAAGAAGAGGCCTTAGTTTATTATGCAACAAAAAATGGATACCAGGCACAAGCACTCCATTTGATGGGCTATGAAGAGGATGGGAATTGA
- a CDS encoding patatin-like phospholipase family protein: MKKEPLINPTWDRIAFIFQGGGALGAFQVGIYEAIHNAGYNLDWVSGISIGAINAAIIAGNKPENRVEKLKEFWQIITTPTHFSWWDAYIDSMDMRRFYNQFHAQTTLLYGQPGFFQPRLFNPHFITNATPDEISFYDTSLLRETLDHVIDFDVLNNGKIRLTLSAVRLDNGQHVLFDTKYQKLYPEHIMASGALPPGFPAVKIDGTYYWDGGIVNNTPIEVILNDLPRISTLCFMVQLFDPESKIPTTLDEILLKQKDLTYASHYKRVIKSFCEAHDLRHAIAELYDLLPANLKENPQIKEIRSVGCHTVMSLVRFHRHGLNTDLSSKDYAFSSLSINESIRLGHEQATEALKKSLWLQPIPKNVGAILYDMCPHDETETIFEHGKKKKKKSPQ; encoded by the coding sequence ATGAAAAAGGAACCGCTCATTAATCCAACCTGGGATCGAATCGCTTTTATATTTCAGGGAGGTGGTGCCTTAGGAGCGTTCCAGGTAGGAATATATGAAGCCATTCATAACGCCGGCTATAATTTGGACTGGGTAAGTGGAATCTCAATTGGCGCAATTAACGCTGCCATAATTGCAGGTAATAAACCTGAAAACCGCGTAGAAAAACTTAAAGAATTTTGGCAAATTATTACTACTCCCACTCATTTTTCATGGTGGGATGCTTACATTGACAGCATGGATATGAGACGCTTTTATAATCAGTTTCATGCACAGACCACACTTCTTTACGGACAGCCAGGATTCTTCCAACCTCGATTATTCAATCCACATTTTATTACCAATGCCACACCTGATGAAATTAGTTTTTATGACACCTCCCTGCTGAGAGAAACTCTTGATCACGTTATCGATTTTGATGTTCTTAATAATGGTAAAATTCGACTAACGCTTTCAGCTGTTCGACTAGATAATGGTCAACACGTTCTTTTCGACACAAAATATCAAAAGCTTTATCCAGAGCATATTATGGCCAGTGGTGCCCTCCCCCCCGGATTCCCAGCGGTCAAAATTGATGGCACCTATTATTGGGACGGAGGCATTGTCAACAATACTCCCATTGAAGTTATTCTAAATGATTTACCTCGTATTAGCACTTTATGTTTTATGGTGCAGCTCTTCGATCCGGAATCCAAAATACCAACAACATTGGATGAGATTTTGCTAAAGCAAAAAGATCTGACCTATGCAAGCCACTATAAACGAGTCATTAAATCCTTCTGTGAAGCCCATGATCTGCGCCATGCCATTGCGGAGCTCTATGATTTATTACCAGCGAATCTTAAAGAGAATCCTCAAATAAAAGAGATTCGTTCTGTGGGCTGTCACACAGTGATGAGCCTGGTCAGATTTCATCGACACGGTCTCAATACTGATTTATCCTCAAAAGATTATGCGTTTTCATCCTTATCAATTAATGAAAGTATTCGATTAGGCCATGAACAAGCGACTGAAGCGTTAAAAAAATCCTTATGGTTACAACCAATTCCCAAAAATGTGGGAGCAATTCTTTATGATATGTGCCCACATGACGAGACTGAAACAATTTTTGAGCATGGGAAAAAGAAAAAAAAGAAATCACCTCAATAA
- a CDS encoding NAD(P)/FAD-dependent oxidoreductase has translation MSTKQHNIVIVGGGAGGLELVTKLGHTLGKKGKAIITLVDEQAVHIWKPLLHEVAAGSMDSNIDQINYYAHASDNYYHYQPGRMEGLNRNKKQILLAPLFDEQGQELIPSRTLAYDTLVLSVGSLSNNFNTTGAKEHCLSLDNLEQANLFQRKYLNKLLTTQYGTASHVPTFNIVIVGGGATGVELAAELHYSLRQASHYGLDHSNIKLAQITLVEASPRILPPLPEILAANVTERLKSLNIAVHTNEMVSRVDEHGIYTKNGNFFPADLCVWAAGIKAPDFLAGLDGLETDAINRLVITPTLQTTKDENIFAFGDCANLIDPSLGTTVPPRAQSAHQQAHILAKSLKNKLDNKPLLHFKYHDKGSLVTLSCYDTFGSLRSFHKMQYYIGGKVAQYVYRSLYFMHLTALYGFWDALAIRRAKKLLIKTRPRLKLHFSKY, from the coding sequence ATGAGTACAAAGCAGCACAATATCGTCATCGTTGGTGGAGGCGCTGGTGGACTCGAATTAGTGACTAAATTAGGTCACACTCTGGGCAAAAAAGGGAAGGCGATTATTACCTTGGTAGATGAGCAAGCTGTTCACATATGGAAACCTTTATTACATGAAGTTGCTGCAGGCTCTATGGACTCAAATATTGATCAAATCAATTATTATGCCCATGCTTCAGACAATTATTACCACTATCAACCTGGAAGGATGGAAGGCCTAAACAGGAACAAAAAACAAATCCTATTGGCTCCATTATTCGATGAACAAGGCCAGGAACTCATTCCAAGTCGAACATTAGCCTATGATACTTTAGTGCTCTCTGTTGGCAGCTTAAGTAACAATTTTAATACAACAGGTGCAAAGGAACATTGCTTGTCTTTAGATAATCTCGAGCAAGCCAACCTGTTTCAAAGAAAATATCTGAATAAATTACTCACTACACAGTATGGAACAGCATCGCACGTCCCTACTTTTAATATTGTTATCGTTGGAGGTGGAGCCACTGGAGTAGAGTTAGCGGCAGAACTTCATTACAGTTTACGGCAGGCAAGTCACTATGGTCTCGATCACTCAAACATTAAACTTGCTCAAATTACTCTTGTAGAGGCTTCTCCAAGAATTTTACCTCCTCTGCCTGAAATTCTGGCTGCAAACGTGACAGAGCGTTTAAAATCACTGAATATTGCTGTTCATACCAATGAGATGGTTTCTAGAGTCGACGAGCATGGTATTTATACAAAAAACGGAAATTTTTTCCCTGCTGATTTATGCGTTTGGGCAGCTGGAATTAAAGCTCCGGATTTTTTAGCGGGCCTGGATGGTTTAGAAACTGATGCAATTAATCGATTAGTTATTACTCCCACATTGCAAACCACCAAAGATGAGAATATTTTTGCTTTTGGCGATTGTGCTAACCTCATCGATCCCAGTCTTGGTACAACAGTACCTCCACGTGCCCAATCAGCCCATCAACAGGCCCATATTTTAGCAAAATCGCTAAAAAATAAACTAGATAACAAACCTCTCCTCCATTTTAAATATCATGATAAGGGCTCATTAGTAACATTAAGCTGCTATGATACTTTTGGCAGTCTGAGAAGTTTTCACAAAATGCAATATTACATTGGCGGTAAAGTTGCACAATATGTTTATCGCTCTCTGTATTTTATGCATTTGACAGCGCTATATGGATTCTGGGACGCATTAGCAATAAGAAGGGCAAAAAAATTGCTTATAAAAACGAGACCAAGATTAAAGTTACACTTTAGTAAATATTGA